One region of Peribacillus simplex genomic DNA includes:
- a CDS encoding DUF503 domain-containing protein yields MIVGSVQCECIIHDTHSLKEKRAVLQRVMTRLKQKFNISVAETDFQDLWQRTKITIVTVTSSRKATERELQNALKFLDSFPELERTITDIDWL; encoded by the coding sequence ATGATCGTTGGCTCTGTCCAATGTGAATGCATCATCCATGACACCCATTCATTGAAAGAAAAACGGGCCGTGCTTCAGCGTGTCATGACACGGCTTAAACAGAAGTTCAATATTTCTGTAGCCGAGACCGATTTTCAGGATTTATGGCAGCGGACAAAGATTACTATCGTAACCGTAACATCCTCAAGGAAGGCTACAGAGCGGGAACTTCAAAATGCCCTTAAATTTCTAGATTCTTTTCCGGAACTAGAGCGAACAATAACAGATATAGACTGGCTTTAG
- the ribF gene encoding bifunctional riboflavin kinase/FAD synthetase: MKVIAIEHPHQFKSDDFPELVMALGFFDGIHKGHQIVIQTAKQKADEMNLKSAVMTFDPHPSAVLGRKTENIRYITPLEDKVDIIESMDIDYLFIVHFSKEFASVLPERFVDEYIAGLNVRHVVAGFDYSYGRYGQGSMKDLPVYAQGRFSQTVVEKQTLEDEKVSSTRIRETLGNGNFSDFYHLAGRRYLTKGHVIHGEKRGRKLGFPTANIEVSDDYIFPAAGVYAVRIKISGKWFCGVCNVGYKPTFHEEKPKYPTVEVHALEFSGDIYGDQVSVEWHTRLRSEQKFSGLEALVAQIETDKQNTIVYFSKLNA; this comes from the coding sequence GTGAAAGTGATCGCAATAGAGCATCCTCATCAATTTAAATCGGATGATTTTCCTGAGCTTGTAATGGCGCTTGGATTTTTTGATGGTATACATAAAGGACATCAGATTGTTATTCAAACCGCCAAGCAAAAAGCCGATGAAATGAATCTTAAGTCAGCAGTCATGACATTTGACCCGCATCCTTCAGCAGTACTGGGGAGGAAAACGGAAAATATCCGCTATATTACTCCACTTGAAGATAAGGTGGATATCATAGAGTCGATGGACATAGATTACTTATTCATAGTCCATTTCAGCAAGGAATTTGCTTCGGTACTGCCGGAACGGTTCGTTGACGAATACATTGCCGGGCTGAATGTCCGTCACGTCGTAGCAGGCTTTGATTATTCATACGGTCGGTATGGTCAAGGGTCAATGAAAGATTTGCCTGTTTACGCCCAAGGAAGGTTTTCGCAGACTGTCGTTGAAAAACAGACACTTGAAGATGAAAAGGTTAGTTCGACGAGAATCAGGGAAACTCTCGGTAATGGCAACTTTTCCGACTTTTATCATTTGGCTGGCCGGCGCTATTTAACGAAAGGGCATGTCATCCACGGTGAAAAACGGGGCAGGAAGTTGGGGTTCCCCACCGCTAATATTGAAGTAAGTGACGATTATATCTTCCCTGCTGCAGGCGTATATGCCGTCAGGATCAAAATAAGCGGTAAATGGTTTTGCGGAGTTTGCAATGTCGGATACAAACCTACGTTCCACGAAGAAAAGCCAAAATACCCTACTGTGGAGGTCCATGCCTTGGAGTTCTCAGGAGATATTTATGGCGATCAGGTTTCGGTTGAATGGCATACAAGGCTTCGGAGTGAGCAGAAA
- the rbfA gene encoding 30S ribosome-binding factor RbfA: MSLRSNRVGEQMKKELSEIIGRKIKDPRIGFVTVTDVEVTGDLQQATVYISVLGDQEQREKTLQGLAKAKGFMRSEIGQRIRLRKTPELFFEFDESVDYGNRIESLISQINSEDKPAEKDEE; this comes from the coding sequence ATGAGCCTTCGTTCAAATCGTGTTGGCGAACAAATGAAAAAAGAGCTGAGTGAAATTATCGGCCGAAAAATTAAAGATCCAAGAATCGGATTTGTAACTGTGACGGATGTTGAGGTTACAGGCGATTTACAGCAGGCAACTGTTTATATTTCCGTTTTGGGTGACCAGGAACAACGGGAGAAAACCTTGCAAGGCCTAGCAAAGGCAAAAGGATTCATGCGTTCAGAAATTGGGCAAAGAATCCGCCTGCGCAAGACCCCAGAGCTGTTTTTTGAATTTGATGAATCAGTTGATTATGGTAATCGTATCGAGTCGTTGATTTCCCAAATCAATTCAGAGGACAAACCGGCTGAAAAAGACGAAGAATAA
- the truB gene encoding tRNA pseudouridine(55) synthase TruB yields MNGILPLWKPKGLTSHDCVFKLRKILKTKKVGHTGTLDPDVTGVLPICIGRATKIAEYLTEAGKAYEGEVTLGFSTTTEDASGEKVEEKKVEQVIPRERILEMLESLTGKIEQTPPMFSAVKVNGKKLYEYARAGVEVERPTREVSIYEITLLDDRSEFKGETISFRFRVKCSKGTYIRTLAVMMGEELGFPAHMSDLTRIESAGFKQEDCFTFAEVEEFMETERTDGFLLPLERGLFHLPKFQISDKVAKKVLNGAVLEQTEDVIVEKGKPFVMVDPSGKAIAIYQIHPTKVGLIKPVKVLAQEL; encoded by the coding sequence GTGAACGGTATTCTTCCATTATGGAAACCCAAGGGATTGACATCCCATGATTGTGTTTTTAAATTAAGAAAGATTTTAAAGACGAAAAAGGTTGGGCATACAGGTACTTTAGATCCCGATGTAACAGGGGTTTTACCTATTTGTATTGGCAGGGCAACTAAAATTGCTGAATATTTGACAGAAGCCGGCAAAGCGTATGAAGGGGAAGTGACCCTTGGTTTTTCAACGACAACTGAAGACGCAAGCGGTGAAAAAGTGGAAGAGAAAAAGGTTGAACAAGTGATTCCGCGTGAACGGATTCTAGAGATGCTCGAATCATTGACTGGGAAAATTGAACAGACTCCGCCAATGTTTTCGGCTGTTAAGGTAAACGGGAAGAAGTTATATGAATATGCTCGTGCAGGAGTAGAAGTGGAGAGGCCGACAAGAGAGGTCTCCATCTATGAAATTACCCTTCTCGATGATCGTTCTGAATTCAAAGGGGAAACCATTTCTTTCCGTTTTCGCGTCAAGTGCAGCAAAGGTACGTATATTCGGACACTTGCAGTCATGATGGGTGAAGAATTGGGGTTTCCTGCCCATATGTCAGATTTAACCCGTATTGAATCAGCAGGTTTTAAGCAAGAGGATTGTTTTACATTTGCTGAGGTGGAAGAATTCATGGAAACCGAACGAACGGATGGTTTTCTGTTGCCATTGGAGCGGGGATTATTTCATTTGCCCAAATTTCAGATTAGTGATAAAGTAGCAAAGAAAGTACTTAACGGTGCGGTATTGGAACAAACAGAGGATGTCATTGTTGAAAAAGGTAAGCCTTTTGTGATGGTCGACCCATCAGGTAAGGCGATTGCCATTTATCAAATACATCCGACAAAAGTGGGGTTAATTAAACCTGTAAAAGTATTGGCACAAGAATTATAG